GCAGGAAGTTCTGATCGCGTTCGCTTACGAGGGGTTTTGCCGAGGCTGAAATACCGTAAAAGTCGTTGGCGACAGTTTGCGCCTCCTCTTCAGAGAGCTGCGGCGGAGGAGTCTCAAACAGGGGCGAGGTCATCTAATTCGGTCTACCCGGGTGTCTGCCCCTGGGAGCCAGCCAGGAGCGATTAGTAGACCCATAAATTTGAAGGAATGGCATCTTATGCGTTCAGGGATCACTCTTCATTCTTCTTTTTCTGCAGTTCCTTCTCCATCTCGCCGCGCCACCACGCTACCTCCGTCTGCGACAGGCTTTTATCCTTAGAGCGGTGGTCAACCGACTTCTTCTTGCGGCCGCGTCTCTTTCCTTTCAGCAAGCGGTCGAATTCTTGCGGCGATATCACCTGACACCCCAGCGATGTCACCTCACGCTCAACTTTTCTGTCCGCCGTTACGACGATGGTCTGCCGGCCGCGCCACTTTGCGGCCTGTTTAAGGATCAGGGCATCCGCGTCGATCTCTTTGCCGCTGAACTTGAGGGTGATCCGTTCCAATTCCCGCGGTAGTTCCCACGGCGGATTGCCGTCGAAGACGAGAAAAATATCAATTTTCCTACTGTGGCAATAATCGGAAATATCGTTGCTGACCATTTTCAGGCAGGTGGGATAGTCACGATCGAGAAGTGTGAGATACCTCGGAACGGTGTGGATGAAGTTGTGGCCGTCTATGATATATCTGATCATTTCAGCACAAATACAATATAGAGTAAGATAACCGTGAGGATGGCAATCAGAATGAGCCGTGTCATCCATCGGGTATGCGTCTGGTAGAATGAAGATCCGAGGTCATCAAGGGCGTCCAATTCATTCTGTGTCTTCCGGCTCAGTAGCAGCTTGGAGCCGAAGACGATGACGCCGAAGAGGAGCAGGAGCAACCCCAGCTTACCGAGAATATCCATCAGGCACTGTCTTTCTTCAACCGGTCGTATTCACCGGGGGTGAGCGTCTTCATGGAGAAAGCGTGGATTTCCTTGCCCATGAGATTGCCCAACGCGTCATAGACCAGTCTGTGTCTCTCAAGAAGATTCAGCTTCTCAAAGTTTTTCGATACCAGCAGCGCGGTGAAGTGACCGCCGGCGTGGGGATTCGTGGTATGACCGGCATGTTGCGCTGAATCGTCCTGAATTTCCAGATGTGCCACATTCAACGTTTTTCTCAGCCGCCGTTCGATTTCTTCCTGCATCACCATTGTAATTCTAAGGCGGAAAAGAGAAGATTGCAACCGTGAGATGAGTGGAGAATAATGTTGATTAGCCCATGGTGAAGCGTGTATTTTCCGTTACGGGAAAGAAGAATAGGAGACAACTCATGTCATTCAAACCCCTTGATTACGATTCACTATCCGAGGATGAAATGCTTGCCCGTTCGAAGGAGTATTTTTCACTCATGAAGAAGCGGCGAAGCGTGCGCTATTTTTCTACAAGGGAGGTTCCTTTCGATGTGATCAGGAATGTGGTCATGACTGCTTCCTCCGCACCGTCTGGTGCCAACAAACAGCCGTGGACTTTCGTTATCGTGAAAGATCCGCAGACTAAGCGCAAGATCCGCTTAGCCGCGGAGAAAGAGGAGAAGAAGTTCTACGACCACCGGGCTCCGGATGAATGGCTGGCA
This Candidatus Neomarinimicrobiota bacterium DNA region includes the following protein-coding sequences:
- a CDS encoding BolA family protein, coding for MVMQEEIERRLRKTLNVAHLEIQDDSAQHAGHTTNPHAGGHFTALLVSKNFEKLNLLERHRLVYDALGNLMGKEIHAFSMKTLTPGEYDRLKKDSA
- a CDS encoding NYN domain-containing protein — encoded protein: MIRYIIDGHNFIHTVPRYLTLLDRDYPTCLKMVSNDISDYCHSRKIDIFLVFDGNPPWELPRELERITLKFSGKEIDADALILKQAAKWRGRQTIVVTADRKVEREVTSLGCQVISPQEFDRLLKGKRRGRKKKSVDHRSKDKSLSQTEVAWWRGEMEKELQKKKNEE